The window CTCGATGACCCCAAGGAAATTTTGAACAGCGAGAATCCCGGTATCATCCGAGGAAAGTCTGTCGCTAAGCCCAATGGTCAACGAGGTGCTCGAGGTAGTCGCGGACGCGGAGGAGTCCTGAGTGGACGAATCAACACCACCTCACAAGtcgaagacaagaaagagaaagctcGGTCTGATCCAAAGGAAGTCAGAAGGGAAGCCAGGACAACTCGGTATGAGACTGCCACAGCCATGTTTAAGAGCGACCCAATATATCGCGCCCTGCACTTGAGTGTTGCTCGCCTATTCGCCGAACAGCTAGACAAGGACCTTCGGGCCCTTCGAGGAGACGATAAGAAGGCTAAGCGATCCATTTCGTTCGCTGGCAAGTGGGCTCCTTCGCATGACCATTTCCACGACAGACACACCTTGATCGTCAGCACCATTGCTGAAATCATGTACCCACGAGAGACAATCGACAatgagaagctgaagccgaCCGACGACCACGAGACCTACCTTCGATTCGCTCGTGAGGAGTACCGCAAGGACACGTCTGCTCTCCGAAAGCACCTCGAGATTGTGGAACGTGCCATCACGGAAAACAGGTACGGAGACATCAAGTACGACCGAGTCTCGTCGCTCGCCATGAACCAATACAGCAAGCTGTTCATTGAGAAAGACGCTGAACGCTTCGATCAGtaccttgacaaggttgctGAAGGAAAGGCAAACATCTCTGGAGCCACCCTGTTGCCGTCAACCCTGATCCACAAGGTACGACAGGGCACCAGAAGTGCAAGCCGACTGGATCAAAAGATTGCCCAGATCGAATCCAAAGTACTCGATGGACAGTGGAACACACTTGTCCAGCGTATCAAGGACTCTGGTACCATGGATTCGAGTATTGCGGTTTGTGATGTTTCTGGAAGCATGGACTCTCCCACGTTCTCTGACAAGACTACACCGATGGATTCCGCAATCGGTCTTTCTCTCCTTGTTGCCGAAGTGGCCAAGCCTCCATTCGCCGGTGCTTTTATCACTTTCAGTTCTCATCCCTCGGTCGAGACGGTCGATTTATCCAAGACCCTGGCggagaagatcaacatcatggATAGTTCCGAGTGGGGTATGAGCACCAACTTCGTTTCCGTATTCGAAGACTTAATTCTCCCAATGGCTACCAGGAACAACCTGAAGAATGAAGATATGGTCAAGCGGGTGTTTGTCTTTAGTGACATGCAGTTCAACGATGCATGTGATTCATCCGATTCAATATACTCTGCTCCTAGTTGGTCCAATGCCCCAAAGTCGggcgatgaagctgaaggtGGTTGGGATACCTCTTATGAGCgcatcaaggccaagtttgAAGTTGCGGGCTACGACATGCCCGAGCTGGTCTTTTGGAATCTTGCAGGAGGCAGAGCGGGATATGGCCAGACGTCTGGAGATCCAGTTGCACCCAAGCCTGTTAAATCTGATGAGAATGGAACATGTCTCGTCAGTGGATACTCCCAGGGTCTTCTGAAGGTGTTTTTGGATGGAGGCGGCTTCGAGGAAGagcaggaagaagaggaagtggttgttgagaaggatgtcgaGGGCAATGTGACGCAAAAGgtcaaaaaggtcaagatgtCGCCTCTCAAGATTGTGCAAAAGGCGATTAGTCACAAGGCGTATGAGATGTTGACGGTTGTTGACTAGGGATGATGAGTTATGAATACGATACCCGTAATGGATACTACTATTGATTATAATGTGAAGTGTAAACGACATGCTGTCTCTCCATTAGGTGACGTCTCCTGTCTTCTGGTATCCCGAATAGGAAACCTCGCCAATCTTGGCGTTGTTACAATAGCACCATGGCCAATTAGAAGCTCTATATGGAATGGTAACCAGATAAATCCGATAGATGATGATAGTAGACCTGGATAGTAAAGGTCGAGGTTGTACTTTATTGAAGATAAAAATCGCTCTCAATTAAACCCGAGCGTGTCTTGATGCTGGCCGTGCTGGTTCTGGGGAGTTGGtcccaacagcaacaagcactGACTATTCTGAGATACCTATACATAGATATATATTCCAGCTTGAACGATATGCTTGAAGGAACTGGCCGAGTTATATTTCATACTTTTCTGATCCATTCTTGCGtgtctactctgtacaatGTCAAGGAGGCAGATGGCTAACTACAGTGCTGTAGACTACCGATGGGCCTTATTCTCCACTAACCTTTAGAACAATTGTTCTTATTCCCATCCCCATCTTaaccagcaacaacttgCAACTAATTCATGTCCGCAGTGGACCGTATCCCCACGAAAAAGACCACTTTATAATCTCTTATCACTTCATCTAAATTAGACTGACCATAGCTTATCTCCCCCGGATAGTCGGTGGATAGAAAAGATaacaagacccttggtgCTCTAGCGAAACAACATGTCGGCTCGGAAGCTACATCTACTACCGATTCATAGACTGACTCGTCTTGCAGGATTCCCCATCATGACATTCATCTTTACCCCTCGTGTATCTTGCGCCCTACAATGTCGTCCATCCAATCAACCCTGTCAATGTCTCGAGTCTTGGCCCGCCATGTGGACCATGTAATTCGTGCCCCGCGATAGCTCTCATGATCAATGACCGGCAACGGAGGAGATGGGAGATATTTTAATATCCTCATGTCCTCTTTTCGGAGCTGAATTATTCTTGTTTGTTCTATATCAATTTCTATATCCAAAATGACTGTCGTCACTCTTCCTGAGCCTTTTGCAAGCATCCCCAGAGAGAACTTTCTCTTTGGAGCTTCacctcttcaacctcttcctAGAATATCCGCTGCTCTCGGAGGAAAGGTTAATGTCTACGCAAAGCGCGAAGATTGCAACTCTGGCCTTGCCTATGGTGGAAACAAGGTCCGAAAGCTAGAGTATGTTGATTCTCTTCTCTAAACAGACAGAAGACTAACTTGACAGGTACCTCGCCGCTGAAGCCCAAGCCGAAGGATGCGATACCCTCGTCTCAATCGGCGGCGTCCAATCCAACCACACCCGCGCCGTCACAGCCGTCGCTTCAAAGCTCGGTCTCAAAGCCGCCACAGTCCAAGAGCACTGGGTTGACTGGGAAGACCCTGGCTATGAAAAGGTCGGCAACATCCAGCTCTCTCGACTCATGGGCGGCGACGTGAGACTCGACCCTTCGACATTCGGCATCGAGCACAAAACAACcctcgccaagctcaaggacgagctcaagagcaACGGCCAGAAGCCCTACTACATCCCAGCAGGTGCTTCAGACCATCCCCTCGGCGGTCTCGGTTTCGCGCGCTGGGCATTCGAGGTTGAGGCGCAAGAGAAAGAACTCGGCATCTTTTTCGACACCGTCATCGTCTGCGCCGTGACAGGTTCCACGTTTGCCGGTATGATCGCCGGCTTCAAGCTTGCgcaaaagaagaacggtTCTCCCGCGCGAAAGATCATCGGCATCGACGCTTCAGGCAAAGTGCAGCAGACATTCGACCAAGTCCTGCgcatcgccaagaacacGGCGGCAAAGATTGGTCTCAGCGAGGACGACATCACAGCCGACGACGTGATCCTCGACCCCAACTACAACGCCAAGGTGTACGGTATCCCTGACGAGACAACACTCGAAGCCATGAGGTTTGGAGCTGCGACTGAGGCGTTCATCACGGATCCTGTATACGAGGGCAAGAGTTTGGCGGGCATGATGGATTTGATCAAGACGGGCAAGATTGCGGGCGGGAATGTGCTTTATGCTCATTTGGGAGGACAATTGGCACTTAATGCTTACTCGAGTATTTAAAGGATAAATAGAAAGTTAATAGAATGCCTAGTTAGAGATGTATATATCCGGCTTGATCACTATTGGTTGCCATGTCATCAGCAGCATTCCTTAGATTGTATTTAGCCCAGTATTTATCTCATCGATCATCATGATTCAAGCATTGAAATAATTCACTATTTATTTTATCGATAAATAAAATGAGCGCATCTCAAGATACTAAATATGATATTTTGACCGCTATAACAGAattcttcaacctctcctccaagcatcatcaactcccTCAATACGCGCACGATTATCTCATCCAAGATTCTTACGTCATTCAATCGTCGCCCGATACCTTGGAAAATACAACTCTTGGAGATTTATTCTCAGGCCAAAAgtcaccaaaacaacaaatcGACTGGGCGATAGATGAACCGCAGGAGATATTCGTGCACGAGAAACTCGCCGCTGTGTGGACGGGCTGGTCTATCCGCGCGGATGATGGTTCTATAATAAGCCACAAGAAGGGTCTCGTTGGTCTAGCATTTACTCAAGGGCGATGGAAGGTCTCGGGTCTTGCGTCTACAGAACGATCTATCGATATACCCAACCCAAAAGATGAGACCCATCTCGAGCAGGATATTATGAAGCCCATCAACGCACTCCTCAACGACTTTTCTCATCCGGATTGGGATACACTGAAGGAATGGTTCCTCCCAGACGCAGGCGTGACTCTGTACCGTCCACCGTCTGAGCCAGCGCCCATGACATTGGAGCAGTCCATACGGCGTCTACAAAACATGATCAAGAGCGGCATCACCATGCAAGAAAAGCTTCACCACGCTCAGGTGCGGAAGCATGGAGATTTGGCTTTGGTATGGGCGCCTTTTGTGGTGGAGATTAATGGACAGGCCATGCATCACGGTGTGAATGCCTTTACGCTATTCAAGAAGAGTGATAAGTGGTGTTTTGGAGGATGTCAGGACTATGGGGTTCCTATAAGCGGATGATGGCGGATACCGACAGTGTGCCACCACAGGAGTCAATATTCCGGGTTAGATGGGCTGTGGGCTGCCTAGAACATGAACAAAGCTTTGGTTCTGGGAAGTAATGTGTGTTTCACCAGAGTTGTGTGGTTTGGTTTGCTCATTGGGAGGCGGGTAGATGCATCAGCAGGCTCAAAGACATTGTCATGGCCCAGTTTGTTATTTATTGCAGCATCTAAAAATATACGAAAGGGGTGTCTCATTCAAGATGCGCATCTGAACCGGCCCTTTGGAAACGTTTCTTACTCGTTGTGTTTCAAAGCCAGACTAACAATAAGTGTCTTTCTGTCATGAACAATAGAAGGGCAATGCTTGTGAGTAGCTTTTGTTAGGATACAATCCAGATGAGGAGTAAACAAATGGTTGCCTATTGTATGTTTCTGAAACAATAAATACTACTCATTTACTCCATCTAGATCATGCACGCATATCCCCTCTTTATGGGCTCTATTCAGAATAGACGAAAAGACCTGCATGAGAACGTTATAGACAATCATACCGACCATGAGGTAACAAAAGCCCCGGCTCGGCAACTCGATAGTCTGCCTACCCATATATCAAAGGGGCGTCACTTTGTCTTTATCCCCTTGATTGGTCCTTTCAGCACCAagctgttttgttttgtttacCTGCCTATATCTCTATTATACACTTTGTGTGCAGCCTTGTCTCTTCAACAATAGCTGGATGAGAATCTTGCAACTTAACTTGAACAAGTTCGTTCTTTTATGTATAGCCATCTGGTAAGTCATACTTTTTTCTGTAGACTATAAATGTCTATCCTGTCTGCCTTTTACTCTTCATATCTgttcatcattcatcatggctggagAATACGACTGCAAttttctcctttccttcgCTGACGAAATCAATTTCACCCAGTGGATAGACGAATATTTCCACGAATCTACATCAAAATTCGACCTGACAGACATGGATCTCCTCGAGAACTTTACCAACCCTGAGAGGCACATCGATCGCCTCGGTTCGCCTGAGGAAttttttgatgatggcgatttGGCACAGTTGATGAGTCCTACCATGCAGCCTGAACCTCCTGTTGCCCCGACTGCGGGGTCTGATGAGTCTGTAACTGCAAAGGCGGAGTCGCCAGAGCTGTTTGACTTTGCCAGTCTTGGGAATGATGGTATGGCTGATCAGGATATGAGTGGGGTGGTTGGCGCTGAAGGAGGGGGTTTTGAGGGGCCTGTTTCTACTGCTCttgctcctgctgctcaGTCTCTTCGTGTTGAAAGCGATGAGCCTGTGGCAGATTACAGACAAGAGAGTCTGCCAACTGGGAACCAAGTCAATTGCCGACTTCAGATTCATGCTCAGCGCTGCCCTCCTCAGCTTCGGCCCCAAGTCCAGAACCAGTATCAGCTTCCAGTACAGGTTCAGGATCACACTCCGGCTCAGTTTGACTGTCAGGTCCAGACTCAAGCACTCGCTTTCCAGCGCCCCCTCCATCAGCAATACACCCTCACAAACCAGTATATACAGGGGAATTACCAGCCGGTCAACTTTCACCAGGGATTCATCCCCTCTCAACCTGATCcgcctcagcctcagcctcaaccccAATTTCACTTCCCATCTGTGACGCCCTACTTCAGCCCAACTCCCTTCCAGCCACCCCGCCCAGCTATCGAACAGCCTCCCAAGAAATACCGCgctcctcttcaacccaCAGCGCAAACCCCCAAGCAAGCATGGCTGGTCCCCAAGCTGGAGATCTTTACACGCCAGTACCAGggcttcatcaacacacCCAAAGCAGCCAGAGAAATAGAATGGACATTCCTCTCTATGTCTCATCCCCCTGAGAGCGCCACGACGACTCATGCAGCCGTCGATACGAGTTTCCCTCAAACATCACAGGAGTATAGCAACCGTGTTCGACAAATGTTCGAGGCCATATGCGACTGGTCCAGTCCTCGTGAATGGCGCGCAAAGATGGGTCACGCCATGGCAGCACAGTGGATCGAGAATGTCAAGAAAGATCGTCAGATTCGTGGTTTATCAACCAAGATGAGTGAGCTCACCGATGAAGATCTGGCTCCTCCTGCGAGCGCCATGCCTCCTGTTGAAGAGCAATGGAAGAATGTCATTCATCGTCGCCTGTCTGATATCGAGATTGAACTTCTCTGCGCCAAGGTCTTGGCAAGTCACCTAGTCAAGTGTCCATATAATATCACTAACTCTTATAGAATGAAGCTATGCTTGCTCAGCAGGGTCGAAACTTCATTCCTCTATGGAGCAACAGCGAAACGCAGTGGGAAGAGTTTGACAGTTTCGGACAGCGCTAGAGCCGCATTCTGAATGCCTTTCGAGTaagttttcttttttataCGTGAATGTCTTCTAACATGAGTAGCTCAACAAAGTCTTGATCCATTCTGCTCTTCGCGCCTCTTGGATCTCTCGAATCACAAACTCTCCATTCTCAGAGACTCGTGTAAGTTGTCCGGACCGTGTCTAAGATGATGCTGACTGGAAATAGCGCAAAGATCAGAACAAAGCTGGGAATGATCGCAAGCGGACTCTTATCGAACAGGTTGAGAATGGACGCAGGAGACCTGCGAATGAACAGGGTGGTGGCAAGCAGAAGCGAGCCAAGATTTAACCCTTGGAGGAGAATTTGATGGTATACCGTGTATATATGATGGATGAGTGAGGATGAGTGATATACGAGATCTGCTTAGCATGTAAGATAGCATGGAAATGTTGGTATGAGTGGCACATTTGCTGTTAGTCGATGAGACGAGTTGTCATGTACTCGTAGCCAAATGACTGAGATATCACTTCGATAAAAGTTGCCATGTACTTGTAGTTCGATGACTGGCTGAGACACCACTTCGATAAAATGTCACAATTTTCTTCATCGTAAAAGGTATTTTCATTATGGTGCAAACACACCCGCTATCCTCATGCATATCCACCAGAGATGTTGTATCATCACTATTTTCTTTACCCGTTTCCTTTTCATGTTGAATAAACCTTCTCCTACAACGCCAATAAATAAATCATTTTCTACCATCCTCGTCcagcaagcttctcctcgggCTTCATGCTATCGCAGTTGATTCCCACCATGGCCTCGCCAAGCCCCGTGCTAGTCTCTGCAAGAACCTTGGCGTCCCTGAAGTGTGTCGTGGCTCGCACGATGGCCTTGGCCCGCTTGGCAGGGTCGCCAGACTTGAAGATTCCGctgccgacaaagacaccgTCGCAGCCGAGCTGCATCATGAGCGCCGCATCGGCGGGCGTGGCAACTCCGCCGGCCGCAAAGTTGACCACGGGGAGACGGCCCAGCTCGGCGGTTTGGCGGAGCAATTCGGCGTCGACTTCAAGCTTGCGGGCCATCTCGCGGATGCGCACGATGCCGCCCTCGGCGAGAGCGGCCTTGGCTTGCGCAATGTCTCTGTTGACGGTCTTCATGTGTCGCACAGCCTCGACAACGTCTCCGGTGCCGGCCTCGCCCTTTGTTCGGATCATGGCAGCGCCTTCAGCGATTCGGCGGAGGGCTTCACCCAGGTTTCGGCATCCGCAGACAAAGGGGACGCTGAAGGGGCTCTTTTCGACGTGGCTCTCGTCGTCGGCGGGGGTGAGAACCTCGGACTCGTCGATGTAGTCGACGCCAAGGGCCTCGAGGATCTGACACTCTACAAAGTGACCGATACGGGCCTTGGCCATGACGGGGATGGTAACGGCATCTtggatctccttgatcatggcggGGTCGGACATGCGGGCGACACCACCGTCCTTGCGGATGTCGGCGGGGACACGCTCGAGGGCCATGACGGCGCAGGCACCGGCTTCTTCGGCAATGCGAGCTTGCTCAGCGTTTACGACGTCCATGATGACACCGCCCTTGAGCATCTGAGCGAGACCGGCCTTGACGGTGAAGGAGGACTTGGCCTCGCCATTGGAGGCGCCAGTGTTGTTAGAGTTGTCGTTTGTCATTGTGAATTGGATATAGAAGATAGAGAatagagaagagagaagagcttgggagtaaaagaaaaagaggcaaATGTGAGATGGGAGGGGGACAGTCGGTCTTTAAGTTTATTTGTGCTGAGTCACAAAAGTCAATGACAAGAGAGTAACTTGTATACTttctcaaagaagaaggaagctACATAGAATGAATAATAGATTACGCCAGAGAAACAGATAAAACGGGAACCTTTTCTACTGTGTCTTCCAGTATAGACTACTCCGGCGTCTGCCCCCGGTACGCGGCGCCGTGTAGTAGCGGAGTTTGTTGCTAGTCAAAAGGTTAAGGGTCTTTTTTTCGCCTCCCACTAGAAGTAACAACCCTGGTATTGAGCTCCGGAGCTTGCATTAGAGGCGCCCTCTCTGCCGGGTTGTATGAGAGATGCTATTGGGTGAGGGTCGAGACATGTGCCGCGGTCTATTGCGTAAAGGGCGGCATTTGTCGGGAAGACGAGGCTCAAGTTGTtgtgtcaagaaggagattccAAAGGGAGATAAGCACGAGCATGAGGGGCCTGCATTGCATGACAtttgcattgcatctgcATTGTTCTAGATGCTTGTGAtatcatggatggatgggatggaatggaatCTTTTTATCTCGCATCACCTTGCCACTTGTCTGCGATCTATTGTTCCAACCAACACGGTATCCAATTGGCCTCTCTATCATCTGACTCGATTAGCCTTCCATTGTCTCTGTCCCTGTCTCCATTGTTCTATCAAGACATGCAACTAGTACCTAGGTTAGACAGTCATAATCGGGGTAGTCCGGAGGTTTATCGTCTCGAGTGGATAAACTACGTACCCGTCGTGCATAATCCATGCATTACACTAATGCACAGTTTTATCCTCTTTGGGTCACTCCGGTACATCACCAGAATCTGGGGAAGCCATTAGAaccatcttcttttttttgccttCGGATCATGACTCCGAGTAAACCGTCATATTCTCCGTTATCGCTCCTTTTTTATTCTTTCCTCATTACCATTGTTACTGTTATTCGTTGTCTCACtaaacatcttcaacatgatCAGTCTTA is drawn from Fusarium graminearum PH-1 chromosome 3, whole genome shotgun sequence and contains these coding sequences:
- a CDS encoding 1-aminocyclopropane-1-carboxylate deaminase; translation: MTVVTLPEPFASIPRENFLFGASPLQPLPRISAALGGKVNVYAKREDCNSGLAYGGNKVRKLEYLAAEAQAEGCDTLVSIGGVQSNHTRAVTAVASKLGLKAATVQEHWVDWEDPGYEKVGNIQLSRLMGGDVRLDPSTFGIEHKTTLAKLKDELKSNGQKPYYIPAGASDHPLGGLGFARWAFEVEAQEKELGIFFDTVIVCAVTGSTFAGMIAGFKLAQKKNGSPARKIIGIDASGKVQQTFDQVLRIAKNTAAKIGLSEDDITADDVILDPNYNAKVYGIPDETTLEAMRFGAATEAFITDPVYEGKSLAGMMDLIKTGKIAGGNVLYAHLGGQLALNAYSSI
- a CDS encoding pyridoxine biosynthesis protein PDX1 → MTNDNSNNTGASNGEAKSSFTVKAGLAQMLKGGVIMDVVNAEQARIAEEAGACAVMALERVPADIRKDGGVARMSDPAMIKEIQDAVTIPVMAKARIGHFVECQILEALGVDYIDESEVLTPADDESHVEKSPFSVPFVCGCRNLGEALRRIAEGAAMIRTKGEAGTGDVVEAVRHMKTVNRDIAQAKAALAEGGIVRIREMARKLEVDAELLRQTAELGRLPVVNFAAGGVATPADAALMMQLGCDGVFVGSGIFKSGDPAKRAKAIVRATTHFRDAKVLAETSTGLGEAMVGINCDSMKPEEKLAGRGW